The following are encoded together in the Malaya genurostris strain Urasoe2022 chromosome 3, Malgen_1.1, whole genome shotgun sequence genome:
- the LOC131435979 gene encoding UPF0587 protein CG4646 isoform X2, with the protein MVKIALQIKATLENIEELQTCHPHYAFFVRIKCTNCGEVSDKWHDITEGERVNEDTRNPKGFNFYMKCRMCFRENSIDIVEGSNATNLQWRKDQCTIHGRQCAVGQHRLVRLTRNIYPGSTNGSGLKSALFNCPTGKPRNKIWIYL; encoded by the exons ATGGTCAAAATCGCTTTGCAGATCAAGGCTACtctggaaaatattgaagaactGCAAACGTGCCATCCCCACTATGCATTCTTCGTGCGCATCAAATGCACTAACTGTGGAGAGGTTTCCGATAAGTGGCACGATATCACCGAAGGTGAACGTGTCAATGAAGACACGCGTAACCCGAAAGGTTTCAACTTCTACATGAAATGTCGAATGTGCTTTCGGGAAAACAGTATCGATATTGTGGAAGGCAGCAATG cAACGAATTTGCAATGGAGAAAGGATCAATGCACAATTCATGGCCGCCAGTGTGCAGTTGGTCAACATAGACTAGTTCGTCTGACAAGGAATATATATCCTGGATCCACAAATGGGTCCGGTTTAAAATCTGCGCTATTCAACTGCCCGACCGGTAAACCCAGAAATAAAATTTGGATTTATCTTTGA
- the LOC131435976 gene encoding sterol regulatory element-binding protein cleavage-activating protein isoform X2 — MTGRKTTLSHLCLHVENVKRTSQQMLFPEYNCLLLSPANLWQQNIQSFNKDSNLLNTIFVNHNLHKSKVSTSEMLFGISLRDTGVKRYPMRVRSRIIQYAVTLILRENDAAFIGSLKEKLIQSYPMHQPVENTSPSQTQKQKINEQSSIMYIFYPGEFDWKEFLPQCIAIMMLFLYVYFSVRKIEVIRSRLVLASSAVLTVLGSLMMSLGMCFFFGLTISLQSKGVYPYLVILVGLENVLVITKSVLTTDNNLDVKIRLAQGLSREGWSITKNLLGEITILTIGLCTFVPVIQEFCIFAIVGLVSDFFLQMMFFSTVLALDIKRVEYSAEVRQLPKMLYYNSDTRRNVFDGSRNGSISRSMSHPKLSAMNQSGNHIKKNSLTTSVNGKDKKIPKRLRIVNFWARTRFFQRGFMIWMILWISNIIYNSGLIEYMIDKNLSAQRAASDASKFDIPVNDMNDIKLPDGAVHLNYNHFADGELKGNSEKMLNITEQLKRLKHPDYETVYQLSNFHWSSILKQYNVSLSGRYVTVLPSIKLSHAVSPQVALKLRNPEEQVPHHFQWKALAAALDPLDLNDVDTGDNPNLNNGNAPFYPKTPMEIILSCMLIAVSIFGVTYALVVLYRCMCTRNYAEWRASWHDGESDEPKQEQRILEGVPVQVNGHKHRIECLVTDGNMIASSCLQGQVKIWDGTNGELIAEIHRSNHFEMQRTESRHSLRDSVIVKSEPSNTNVTGLQELFSDSSPTSFAFKLKKKLQFNFTSHNHQHEKQEDINPSRFDFAAQYEKHFTTGQTVCNGGLGVDLMNRVLLNNPKHCYEKTGSENMPKHYTSFQQPKRSRSDDDGPPHRQINPGDCSQPPGEGGDAVLKKYYQSSPIWCLDFLDNLIVIGCADGRLEFWEGTTGNFKGIYEAENTYNNGVTNIKLASDKVVVARLSGRMDFLRLETYTQGRQIDWGFTSAYRRTHVRTGSAGSISLIQLVGSNPSSTTQYHTSEEELRCILEYHQQGHQMPVTCLEVAGGIVMTGSQDHTVKVFRLDSHLLQFTLHGHCGPITCLFIDQWQAGMGASGCQDGLLCVWDLVRGACMYKIEAHDDSIVALVCSPSYVISLGLDERIRVWDRFQGQPLNTMAVSHAYSSLVMLTPSLLVTGKPGSLVVWDVRTGDVAREVKLDCSNSQLNPKIMLPASGSVICDYGNQMRIVRFPLVAADKCE; from the exons AACCTGCACAAATCTAAAGTATCGACATCGGAGATGCTTTTCGGAATATCTCTGCGGGATACTGGAGTTAAGCGATACCCGATGCGTGTCCGCTCGCGAATCATTCAGTACGCGGTTACACTGATtcttcgggaaaatgatgctgccTTTATTGGTTCACTTAAGGAGAAATTGATACAATCGTATCCGATGCACCAACCTGTAGAAAACACCAGTCCGTCTCAGACTCAGAAGCAGAAAATCAACGAGCAGTCCTCGATCATGTACATATTCTATCCAGGAGAGTTTGACTGGAAAGAGTTCTTGCCCCAGTGTATCGCGATTATGATGTTATTTTTGTATGTGTATTTTTCAGTGCGTAAAATTGAAGTGATACGATCTCGACTGGTACTCGCTTCTAGTGCCGTGCTCACAGTTCTCGGTAGTTTAATGATGTCACTGGGGATGTGCTTTTTCTTCGGACTGACAATCAGTTTACAATCGAAAGGAGTCTATCCATACTTAGTGATTCTCGTAGGTTTGGAAAATGTTCTTGTTATCACGAAGAGTGTGCTTACGACAGACAACAATTTGGATGTGAAGATTCGGCTCGCTCAAGGTTTATCGCGAGAAGGTTGGTCGATCACGAAGAATCTGCTCGGTGAAATCACAATATTAACCATTGGGCTgtgtacgtttgttccagtgatTCAAGAGTTTTGTATATTTGCAATTGTTGGACTGGTTTCAGATTTTTTcttgcaaatgatgtttttttccaCCGTGTTAGCATTGGATATCAAACGGGTTGAGTACAGTGCCGAAGTGAGACAGCTACCGAAAATGCTGTACTACAACAGTGACACACGACGAAATGTCTTCGATGGTAGCCGCAATGGGAGCATTAGTCGATCCATGTCCCATCCGAAGCTTTCCGCTATGAATCAAAGTGGAAATCATATCAAGAAAAATAGTCTGACCACATCGGTAAACGGTAAAGATAAGAAGATCCCGAAACGGTTGAGAATCGTAAATTTTTGGGCAAGAACGAGATTTTTCCAACGAGGATTCATGATCTGGATGATTCTGTGGATCTCGAATATTATTTATAATTCAGGACTTATCGAATACATGATTGACAAGAACCTTTCAGCACAACGTGCCGCCAGTGACGCTAGTAAATTTGACATTCCGGTAAATGATATGAACGATATAAAATTGCCTGACGGGGCAGTCCACTTGAATTACAACCATTTTGCGGATGGAGAACTAAAAGGCAACAGCGAGAAAATGTTAAATATCACCGAACAGTTGAAACGACTGAAGCATCCAGACTATGAAACCGTCTATCAGCTTTCTAATTTCCATTGGTCTTCAATATTGAAGCAGTACAATGTGTCGTTGTCAGGAAGATATGTAACTGTATTGCCTTCGATCAAATTATCGCACGCTGTAAGTCCACAGGTAGCACTTAAACTACGCAACCCAGAGGAACAGGTACCGCATCATTTTCAGTGGAAAGCACTGGCAGCGGCGCTTGATCCGTTAGATTTGAACGATGTCGATACGGGAGACAATCCCAATTTAAACAACGGAAACGCACCGTTTTATCCCAAAACTCCGATGGAGATTATTTTAAGTTGTATGTTAATTGCAGTAAGCATATTCGGTGTGACGTACGCTTTAGTTGTACTATATCGTTGTATGTGTACTCGAAATTATGCTGAATGGCGTGCCAGTTGGCACGACGGCGAAAGTGATGAACCCAAACAAGAACAACGTATACTGGAAGGGGTACCTGTTCAGGTTAACGGTCACAAACATCGCATTGAGTGTTTGGTCACGGATGGTAACATGATTGCCAGCTCCTGCCTGCAAGGTCAGGTTAAAATTTGGGACGGTACAAATGGTGAGCTGATTGCCGAAATACATAGATCAAATCATTTTGAAATGCAACGAACGGAAAGTCGACATTCACTAAGAGATTCAGTTATCGTTAAAAGTGAACCCTCAAATACAAACGTCACCGGGTTACAGGAACTATTTTCCGATAGTTCGCCAACCAGCTTTGCTTTTAAGCTGAAGAAAAAATTACAGTTCAATTTTACTAGTCATAACCATCAACACGAGAAACAGGAAGACATAAATCCGTCACGGTTCGATTTTGCCGCCCAGTATGAGAAACATTTTACCACTGGTCAAACAGTATGCAACGGGGGACTAGGAGTGGATCTGATGAATCGTGTTCTGCTAAACAATCCGAAACACTGCTACGAGAAGACGGGGTCAGAAAATATGCCAAAGCATTACACTTCCTTTCAACAGCCTAAAAGATCTCGCAGTGACGATGACGGCCCTCCACATCGGCAAATCAACCCGGGTGATTGCTCTCAACCACCTGGAGAAGGGGGAGACGCAGTGCTAAAGAAATATTATCAGTCATCGCCGATCTGGTGTTTGGATTTTTTAGATAATCTCATCGTGATTGGTTGCGCCGATGGTCGCTTGGAATTTTGGGAAGGAACAACTGGTAATTTTAAG GGCATATATGAAGCCGAAAATACCTACAACAATGGAGTAACCAACATTAAGCTTGCCAGTGACAAAGTGGTAGTTGCGCGGTTAAGTGGGCGTATGGATTTCCTAAGGCTGGAAACGTACACACAGGGTCGTCAGATCGATTGGGGCTTCACATCGGCTTATAGACGGA CTCACGTGCGAACAGGCTCGGCAGGAAGCATCAGTTTAATTCAGCTAGTCGGCTCAAATCCGTCTTCTACGACTCAATATCACACGTCCGAAGAAGAGCTTCGGTGTATTCTGGAGTATCATCAGCAGGGTCACCAAATGCCTGTCACGTGTTTGGAAGTGGCAGGCGGTATAGTTATGACGGGCAGTCAGGATCACACGGTCAAAGTTTTCCGTTTAGATAGTCATCTGTTGCAGTTTACGCTCCACGGCCATTGTGGTCCAATCACGTGCCTTTTTATCGATCAGTGGCAGGCTGGAATGGGTGCCTCCGGCTGTCAGGATGGTTTACTGTGTGTGTGGGACTTAGTACGAG GTGCCTGTATGTACAAAATTGAAGCCCATGATGACTCCATAGTAGCGCTTGTCTGTTCACCGAGTTACGTGATCTCACTCGGACTCGACGAAAGGATACGGGTCTGGGATCGATTTCAGGGTCAACCGCTCAACACCATGGCCGTTAGTCATGCATATTCATCGCTTGTGATGCTGACCCCATCGCTTCTTGTAACCGGGAAGCCAG GTTCGCTAGTCGTGTGGGATGTCCGAACTGGTGATGTTGCCCGAGAAGTTAAACTGGATTGTTCTAACTCACAGCTCAATCCAAAGATTATGCTTCCTGCCAGCGGATCGGTAATTTGTGACTATGGGAATCAAATGAGAATTGTTCGTTTCCCACTTGTTGCTGCAGATAAATGTGAATAA
- the LOC131435979 gene encoding UPF0587 protein GA18326 isoform X1, with protein MVKIALQIKATLENIEELQTCHPHYAFFVRIKCTNCGEVSDKWHDITEGERVNEDTRNPKGFNFYMKCRMCFRENSIDIVEGSNVSYMADDSGKMKTIVAFDCRGVELIQFSPRTGWIARASENGTTFEDVDLSKDDWVEYDQKNNTSLGVYEFESHFIKIKK; from the exons ATGGTCAAAATCGCTTTGCAGATCAAGGCTACtctggaaaatattgaagaactGCAAACGTGCCATCCCCACTATGCATTCTTCGTGCGCATCAAATGCACTAACTGTGGAGAGGTTTCCGATAAGTGGCACGATATCACCGAAGGTGAACGTGTCAATGAAGACACGCGTAACCCGAAAGGTTTCAACTTCTACATGAAATGTCGAATGTGCTTTCGGGAAAACAGTATCGATATTGTGGAAGGCAGCAATG TTAGTTACATGGCGGACGATTCcggaaaaatgaaaacaattgtGGCTTTCGATTGTCGTGGAGTAGAATTGATTCAGTTCAGTCCACGAACCGGTTGGATTGCCAGAGCGTCCGAGAATGGAACAACTTTTGAAGATGTGGATTTATCGAAAGACGATTGGGTAGAATACGACCAGAAAAATAATACTTCGTTAGGAGTGTACGAGTTTGAGTCTCAtttcataaaaataaagaaGTGA